The DNA region ACTCGGCGAGCTTCTCGATGCCCTTGTGGGTGAACCACAGGCGCGCCTTGAGCTTGAGGATGGTCTCTCCCACCACCGAGAAGCGGAAGTGGCCCGGCTCGATCAGCCCGGCGTGGACCGGCCCGACCGGGATCTCGTAGACCCCCGGTCCCTGGACCCGCAGGAAGGGGTACGTCTGCTCGGACGAGGCGAACGGGGGCGGCGGACCGGCGTCCGAGCGCATCGGGTACCAGCCGGTCGGCCAGTGCTGGTGGCGGACCAGCCGTCGCGGCAGCGGGTGGTGCAGCGGCACGATGCCGTGCAGGTCACGCATCTCCCGTTCGAAGCGGCCGGCGGGGAAGGACAGACCGGCCAGGCTCGGGACCTGCGGCGCGTCGTGCTCCGTGCGCAGCTCCAGCTCGACCCGCCGGTCGGGTGAGCCGGCGGTGAACAGGTACACCACGCGGAACCCGTCGGGGTCCTCGTGCGCCGCGACGAGCGCCAGACGGAAGCCGTCGGCCAGCAGCGCCGCGGCCTCGGTCGGCAGGTCGGCGGCGCTGACCGGTCGCGGACGGCGGCGGATGCTGGTCATGAGGTCCCCGCAATGATCGAGGCGGCGTGCAGGAGGACGTCGAGCGGCCAGGCGACCACACCGAGGATCGCCAGCGCGATCAGGCCGGTGACCAGCGGCGCGGCAGCTGCCCGGGTGCTCGTCGGCGCCGCCGTCGCGAGCCCGGACGGCGCTGCCCCGAAGAGCATCCCGGCGGCGTGGCCGGCGATCGCGACGAAGACCACGAGCAGCAGGACCAGCGCGACGGCGACCGCCCAGAACACGCCCGCGTCGGCAGCGGCCCTCGCCAGAGCCAGCTCGCTGACGAAGAGGCTGAACGGCGGAAGACCGAGGAGCGCCGCGAGCCCGAGCGCGAAGGAGCCCGCAAGGACGGGCCGACGTGCGAGCAGACCCCGGACGTCTGCGATCCGGGTCGTCCCCTCGGAGGCGAGGATCTGCCCCGAGGCACAGAACAGGACCGCCTTGGCCAGGCCGTGCCCGAGGATGTGCAGCAGCAGGGCGGCCACGGCCAACGGGGTCCCGATCGCCACACCGATGATGACCAGCCCCATGTGCTCGATGCTCGAGTAGGCCAGGAGCCGCTTGTAGTCGCGTTGCGCGAGCAGCAGGGATGCCGCAAGGGCCACCGAGGCGAGGCCGACGACGAGCAGCAGGTTCCGCACGAACTCCCCGTCCAGGGCTGCGACGGCGATCACCCGGTACCGGAGCAGCGCATAGACGGCGACCGACAGCAGGACCCCGGACATCAGGGCCGAGACGGGTGCCGGCGCCTGGCTGTGCGCGTCCGGCAGCCAGCTGTGCATCGGGACGAGCCCCACCTTGGTGCCGAAGCCCAGCACGAGCAGGGGGACAGCGATCCGCATCACACCGGGGTCGAGCTGATCGGCCTGGGCGACCAGGACGGTCCAGTCGAGCGAACCCGCCTCCCCGGTGCCGGTGTGCTGCGAGGCGTAGTACACGAGCACCGTGCCCAGGTACGCCAATGCGATGCCGACCGAGCAGATGATCACGTACTTCCAGGTCGCCTCGACCGCCGCGCGTCCACCGCGGTGCCCGACGAGGAAGGCGGTCACGATCGTGGTGGCCTCGACGGCGGCCCACAGCACGCCGAGGTTGCTCGCCTCGACCGCCAGCACCATGGCGGTGAGGAACAGCGGGACCAGCAGCCCGTAGCGCTGCGCACCCCGCGCGTCGGTGTGCTCGGCAGCGATCTCGTGGTCGATGTAGCCCACCCCGGACCAGGTGGCCACGACCGCGACGACGCCGATGACCAGCAGCATCACCGCTGACAGGGCGTCGACCCGCAGCATCCCGCCGACGGTCAGCTCCGACCCGTCGCTGGTGGCGACCGCAGCAACCACACCGGAACCCAGGATGGCGACGGACGCGGCGACCGTCGACCAGGCGACAGCCGGACGCCACCCGACCACGACCGCGGCGACCGCGACCAGCATCGGCGCGAGCAACGGGACCAGGAGGACGGCCGCGGCTACCGGGTCACTCCCGGCAGCGACCCGCACCAGCTCCTCGAACGGCATCACCGTGAACCTGCCCTTCCGCGCGTCGATGTCCCCGGCTGTCGGTCAGCCATCCGTCGGTCAGCCATCAGTCACGCAGCTCTCGGAGCTCGTCCAGGTCGGTGCGGCCGAACGTCAGACGCATCCTGGCCGCAAGGACCTGCAGCACGAGGACCACCAGCAGGACGTCGAGGGACACGCCGAGCTCGACCACCAGCGGGACGCCCGCCGTGGCGAGGAACGCGGTC from Cellulomonas sp. KRMCY2 includes:
- a CDS encoding proton-conducting transporter membrane subunit is translated as MPFEELVRVAAGSDPVAAAVLLVPLLAPMLVAVAAVVVGWRPAVAWSTVAASVAILGSGVVAAVATSDGSELTVGGMLRVDALSAVMLLVIGVVAVVATWSGVGYIDHEIAAEHTDARGAQRYGLLVPLFLTAMVLAVEASNLGVLWAAVEATTIVTAFLVGHRGGRAAVEATWKYVIICSVGIALAYLGTVLVYYASQHTGTGEAGSLDWTVLVAQADQLDPGVMRIAVPLLVLGFGTKVGLVPMHSWLPDAHSQAPAPVSALMSGVLLSVAVYALLRYRVIAVAALDGEFVRNLLLVVGLASVALAASLLLAQRDYKRLLAYSSIEHMGLVIIGVAIGTPLAVAALLLHILGHGLAKAVLFCASGQILASEGTTRIADVRGLLARRPVLAGSFALGLAALLGLPPFSLFVSELALARAAADAGVFWAVAVALVLLLVVFVAIAGHAAGMLFGAAPSGLATAAPTSTRAAAAPLVTGLIALAILGVVAWPLDVLLHAASIIAGTS